A single region of the Vicia villosa cultivar HV-30 ecotype Madison, WI linkage group LG4, Vvil1.0, whole genome shotgun sequence genome encodes:
- the LOC131598690 gene encoding probable xyloglucan endotransglucosylase/hydrolase protein 26: MAMFEKLFALFLLAIIPNSIAQVDATFSKSMYITWGAQHASLQGDDLQLVLDKTSGSAAQTKIPFLFGTIESRIKLVPNNSAGTVTAYYLSSTGNQHDEIDFEFLGNISGQPYTIHTNVYTQGNGSKEQQFHLWFNPSTDFHNYTIHWNPTEIVWYIDSIPIRVFRNYENEGIAYPNKQGMKVYTSLWNADDWATRGGLVKTNWSNAPFTAKFNHFRARACKWNGAMSISQCSSNIATNWWMSPTYKQLGYAQLGQMNWVRKNYMIYDYCGDTKRFNGQMPPECFKAQF; this comes from the exons ATGGCAATGTTTGAAAAATTGTTTGCTTTGTTCTTACTTGCAATTATACCCAACAGCATTGCCCAAGTAGATGCAACTTTTTCTAAAAGCATGTATATTACATGGGGTGCTCAACATGCATCACTTCAAGGTGATGATCTCCAACTTGTGTTGGATAAAACTTCAG GATCAGCAGCACAAACAAAGATACCATTCTTATTCGGAACTATTGAATCAAGAATTAAACTAGTGCCTAATAATTCAGCAGGAACAGTTACAGCTTATTAt CTCTCTTCCACAGGAAACCAACATGATGAGATAGATTTTGAGTTTTTAGGAAATATTTCAGGACAACCTTATACAATCCATACAAATGTATACACGCAAGGAAATGGAAGCAAAGAACAACAATTTCATCTTTGGTTTAACCCTTCTACTGACTTTCACAACTATACTATCCATTGGAACCCTACTGAAATTGT GTGGTATATTGATAGTATTCCAATTAGGGTATTCAGAAACTATGAAAATGAAGGCATTGCATACCCTAACAAACAAGGAATGAAAGTTTACACAAGTTTATGGAATGCAGATGATTGGGCCACTAGAGGTGGACTAGTTAAGACAAATTGGAGTAATGCACCATTTACAGCCAAATTTAATCATTTTAGAGCAAGAGCTTGCAAGTGGAATGGAGCAATGAGTATTAGTCAATGTTCTTCAAATATAGCTACAAATTGGTGGATGTCTCCAACATATAAACAATTGGGCTATGCTCAATTAGGCCAAATGAATTGGGTAAGGAAAAATTATATGATCTATGATTATTGTGGTGATACCAAAAGATTTAATGGACAAATGCCTCCTGAATGTTTCAAGGCACAATTCTAA
- the LOC131598691 gene encoding aldehyde oxidase GLOX1-like codes for MATLTTIIVILTILTLTLTFFVVDAKQKKQKLQVPFPIYGGGLATAKPDFTTNSVGQWEILSENSGVSAMQVNLMPTNKIVVYDATIYRLSRLKYQKGVPCVPFKDDRTLQNKIDCYAHSMEYDIETNLVRPLKVTQDPWCSCGGLAPDGTLISAGGFQDGTRTIRHIGGPACKGNDCDWREYKNTLQEDRWYGTQTILADGSFIIVGGRRSFSYEYLPKQEGLKTEKVYFFPFLYETSDIDENNLYPFTHLTPDGNLFIFSNNRSLLLNPKTNKVVRTYPVLPGGARNYPASGTSALLPIDLSLQDNMGPYKAEVIICGGNSHDAFYIAETKKAFNPCLKDCNRMVITDKVPKWETEQMPSSRTMGDCLNLPNGQLLFINGAQKGTAGWWDADSPNLIPALYYPEEKNGERFKQMAPTKISRMYHSTSAVLPNGKIWVAGSNTHDTYKDVDKFPTETRVEGFSPPYLDPALDKHRPTIVSEFTGKNLKYGHKFEIQFKMPKDPANNDLNKGDIKVTMYFPPFTTHGYSMSQRLLMLNLRSMSTDRQGLYSIMALAPPSGEIAPPGYYLLYVVHRSVPSEGIWVHIE; via the exons ATGGCAACTTTAACTACGATCATCGTGATTCTAACAATTTTGACTCTAACATTGACATTCTTTGTCGTCGATgctaaacaaaagaaacaaaaacttCAAGTACCTTTTCCAATCTATGGAGGAGGTCTAGCAACAGCAAAGCCTGATTTTACCACAAATTCAGTTGGAcaatgggagatactttctgaaAATTCAGGTGTTTCTGCCATGCAGGTTAATTTGATGCCAACCAACAAGATTGTTGTTTATGATGCAACGATTTATCGTCTCTctagacttaaatatcagaaagGAGTACCGTGTGTTCCTTTCAAAGATGATAGGACTCTACAAAATAAAATTGATTGTTATGCTCATTCTATGGAATATGATATTGAAACAAATTTAGTTAGGCCACTCAAG GTGACACAAGATCCATGGTGCTCATGTGGAGGTCTTGCACCTGATGGAACCCTAATAAGTGCTGGTGGTTTTCAAGATGGAACAAGAACCATTAGACACATTGGTGGTCCTGCTTGCAAAGGCAATGATTGTGATTGGAGAGAATATAAGAATACATTGCAAGAGGATAGATG GTATGGAACTCAAACAATCCTTGCTGATGGAAGCTTCATTATAGTAGGAGGACGTAGATCATTTAGCTATGAGTACCTTCCAAAACAAGAAGGCCTAAAAACTGAAAAAGTCTACTTCTTCCCATTCCTCTATGAAACTTCAGACATTGATGAAAACAATCTTTATCCATTCACTCATCTCACACCTGATGGTAacctcttcatcttctccaacaacCGCTCTCTTCTCCTTAACCCTAAAACCAACAAAGTTGTTCGGACCTATCCCGTCCTCCCCGGAGGTGCCCGGAATTATCCGGCTTCCGGTACTTCTGCCCTCCTTCCTATAGATCTATCTCTCCAAGACAATATGGGTCCTTACAAAGCAGAAGTCATTATTTGTGGTGGTAACTCTCACGACGCTTTCTATATTGCCGAAACAAAGAAAGCATTCAATCCTTGTCTCAAAGATTGTAACAG GATGGTAATCACTGATAAAGTCCCGAAATGGGAAACCGAACAAATGCCTTCAAGTAGAACAATGGGAGATTGTCTAAACCTTCCTAATGGACAACTTTTGTTTATCAATGGTGCACAAAAAGGAACAGCTGGATGGTGGGATGCTGATTCACCAAACCTAATTCCAGCATTGTATTATCCAGAAGAAAAGAATGGTGAGAGGTTCAAGCAAATGGCTccaacaaaaatatcaagaatgTATCATTCAACATCAGCAGTGTTACCTAATGGAAAAATTTGGGTAGCTGGAAGTAACACTCATGATACATACAAAGATGTAGATAAGTTCCCAACTGAGACAAGAGTTGAAGGCTTTTCTCCTCCTTATTTGGATCCAGCTCTTGACAAGCATAGACCAACAATTGTTTCAGAATTTACAGGAAAAAATTTGAAGTATGGTCATAAATTTGAGATACAATTTAAAATGCCGAAAGATCCGGCTAACAATGACTTGAATAAGGGTGATATTAAGGTTACTATGTATTTCCCACCTTTTACTACTCATGGATATAGTATGAGCCAAAGGCTTTTAATGCTCAATCTTAGGTCTATGTCTACAGATCGCCAAGGACTTTATAGTATTATGGCGTTGGCGCCGCCTTCTGGTGAAATTGCTCCTCCCGGATACTATTTGCTCTATGTTGTTCATCGCAGCGTGCCTAGCGAGGGAATATGGGTCCACATCGAGTAG